A single window of Desulfovibrio sp. G11 DNA harbors:
- a CDS encoding PSP1 domain-containing protein, whose amino-acid sequence MPIYGLRFRALGQTSYYSGPPGLSPGVHVLIEAEQGYALAQVVSGPAQHLPKQESEPLPHILRLASPEDVRRGEANEQLSREAQAFCRQCIRQRNLDMKLVDVEVFFDRSKLIFYFTAPSRIDFRDLVKDLVREYRARIELRQIGVRHETQMVGAVGNCGMVCCCRRYLRKFAPVTIRMAKEQNLFLNPAKISGICGRLLCCLSYEQENYDHFHRNCPRLGKKYQTDKGGMKVLRANMFRNSLAVLTEANEELELTLEEWQALSPHRPEAPPSPQGQNKQPPKQPAGDGLLVVSATPDTLEHLDFMDDLFSQDAAGQQDAHRPEHAAGSGHDEPGTDGHGDAAKPRRKRRRKTQKNENQ is encoded by the coding sequence ATGCCCATATACGGCCTGCGTTTTCGCGCGTTGGGCCAGACAAGCTATTACAGCGGCCCTCCGGGACTCAGCCCGGGTGTGCACGTGCTTATCGAAGCCGAACAGGGCTACGCTCTGGCACAGGTGGTTTCCGGCCCTGCGCAGCATTTGCCAAAGCAGGAAAGTGAACCCTTGCCCCATATCCTGCGGCTGGCAAGCCCGGAAGATGTGCGGCGTGGCGAGGCCAACGAGCAGCTGAGCCGCGAAGCACAGGCATTCTGCCGCCAGTGCATACGTCAGCGCAACCTGGACATGAAGCTTGTGGATGTGGAAGTTTTTTTTGACCGCAGCAAGCTGATTTTTTATTTTACCGCCCCTTCGCGTATTGATTTTCGCGATCTTGTCAAAGATCTCGTGCGCGAATACCGCGCCCGTATCGAGCTGCGCCAGATCGGCGTGCGTCATGAAACGCAGATGGTCGGCGCTGTGGGCAACTGTGGCATGGTGTGCTGCTGCCGCCGTTATCTGCGCAAATTTGCTCCTGTGACCATACGGATGGCCAAGGAGCAGAACCTGTTTCTTAATCCTGCCAAAATTTCCGGCATTTGCGGACGGCTTTTGTGCTGCCTTTCTTATGAGCAGGAAAATTACGACCATTTTCACCGGAACTGCCCCCGCCTTGGCAAGAAGTATCAGACCGACAAGGGCGGCATGAAGGTCCTGCGGGCCAACATGTTTCGTAACTCCCTGGCGGTGCTCACCGAAGCCAATGAGGAACTGGAACTGACGCTCGAAGAATGGCAGGCGCTTTCACCGCACCGGCCCGAAGCGCCGCCGTCGCCGCAAGGCCAGAACAAGCAGCCGCCCAAGCAGCCCGCCGGAGACGGCTTGCTGGTGGTTTCGGCCACGCCAGACACGCTGGAGCATCTTGACTTTATGGACGACCTGTTTTCTCAGGACGCCGCCGGACAGCAGGATGCCCACCGGCCGGAGCATGCTGCCGGCAGCGGTCATGACGAACCGGGAACCGATGGGCATGGCGATGCGGCAAAGCCGCGCCGCAAGCGCCGCCGTAAAACACAGAAAAACGAAAATCAATAA
- a CDS encoding undecaprenyl-diphosphate phosphatase, translated as MDNLLTALILSIVEGLTEFLPVSSSGHLILAGDLLGFVGEKAATFDVVIQLGAIMAVVVLYWKRFWGLVRPQPYARFAGRRGIVLLMLTSLPACILGLLLHSYIKEYLFRPATVLIALVVGAICMILVEKRKFKPTCISLDDMTPRLALGIGCFQCLALWPGFSRSAATIMGGMLLGAKRPLAAEYSFIAAVPIMVAATGYDLLKNLSMFTAADIPFFLVGMIGSFVSALLAVKVFVALVGRMTLIPFACYRLLIAPFVYYFMVN; from the coding sequence ATGGACAATTTGCTCACAGCGTTGATATTGAGCATAGTTGAAGGGTTAACAGAATTCTTGCCGGTCTCGTCATCCGGCCACCTCATTCTTGCCGGCGATCTGCTCGGTTTTGTGGGGGAAAAAGCCGCCACCTTTGATGTCGTCATCCAGCTTGGCGCCATCATGGCTGTGGTGGTTCTCTACTGGAAGCGCTTCTGGGGCCTTGTGCGGCCACAGCCGTATGCCCGCTTTGCCGGCAGACGCGGCATCGTTCTGCTCATGCTTACTTCGCTGCCCGCATGCATTCTGGGCCTACTGCTGCACTCCTACATCAAGGAATATCTGTTTCGCCCGGCGACAGTGCTTATCGCTCTTGTGGTGGGGGCCATCTGCATGATTCTTGTGGAAAAACGCAAATTCAAGCCCACCTGCATCAGCCTTGATGACATGACACCACGTCTGGCTCTGGGCATTGGCTGCTTTCAGTGCCTGGCCCTCTGGCCGGGCTTTTCACGTTCGGCGGCCACCATTATGGGAGGCATGCTGCTGGGAGCCAAAAGGCCTTTGGCAGCGGAGTATTCCTTTATTGCGGCCGTGCCGATTATGGTTGCCGCCACTGGATACGACCTGCTGAAAAATCTGAGTATGTTCACCGCTGCGGATATTCCCTTTTTTCTGGTAGGCATGATTGGTTCTTTTGTGTCTGCCCTTTTGGCGGTAAAGGTTTTTGTGGCCCTGGTGGGACGGATGACACTGATTCCTTTTGCCTGCTATCGTTTGCTGATAGCGCCTTTTGTATATTATTTTATGGTGAATTAA
- a CDS encoding tyrosine-type recombinase/integrase, translating to MALTDTTIKNAKPKDKDYKLTDEKGMYLLVARSGGKYFRLDYRFAGKRKTFALGVYPETSLKEARVERDEARKLLANNIDPLEEKKSKKVQLIAETTNTFEAIANEWFEKMRSKWTGYYAEKKWGSLKKDVFPSLGAKPIKSITPGDVRAILDSIQARGAIDIAHRVKGICALLSG from the coding sequence ATGGCTCTTACTGATACCACCATTAAGAACGCCAAGCCCAAAGATAAAGACTATAAACTCACAGATGAAAAGGGCATGTATCTCCTTGTCGCAAGGTCTGGAGGTAAATATTTCAGGCTTGATTATCGCTTTGCTGGAAAACGTAAAACTTTCGCTCTTGGCGTATACCCCGAAACTTCCTTAAAAGAAGCCAGGGTAGAACGTGATGAGGCAAGAAAACTTCTTGCTAATAACATTGACCCCTTAGAAGAGAAAAAATCTAAAAAAGTCCAGCTCATTGCTGAGACGACTAATACCTTCGAAGCTATTGCCAATGAATGGTTTGAGAAGATGAGAAGTAAATGGACTGGCTACTATGCTGAAAAAAAATGGGGTTCCCTAAAAAAAGATGTTTTCCCATCCCTTGGGGCTAAGCCAATCAAAAGCATAACCCCCGGTGATGTTCGTGCGATTTTAGACAGCATACAGGCAAGAGGAGCTATTGATATTGCTCACCGAGTAAAAGGTATTTGTGCATTGCTGTCCGGCTAA
- a CDS encoding protein-disulfide reductase DsbD family protein translates to MFLFVFFSRAEAESLSGRFETAAEGGNLIGALHLTLPQGFHAYAHDPGDAGRPTTLRFSVDGGAPQAVWYPEGAVQRDFYDPSATIFVYESEVTLYVLLPAADAGKTYTADVSMLLCSTRNCMPVNQQFQGVVPRADLPLADVPWAARWRGLKKQPPRFFEGGTAQALPAFGTGSSLAAGSDQVPAEGQGSVSSDGKSEGIARWLAAQNGEAAPASDKKLEEEKGQKALPPPDGFVSLTPRYMDESMEISGLGKALLFGILAGLLLNAMPCVLPVLTFKVSGLLMVGGYDKEGLKNFRRHNICFAAGVMTLFSALALVLGLADLMWGQLYQSQPVLLVMLLLVFLMGLSMLGVFTLPVIDLKTGTNTKNPCLQAYFTGLVSTFLATPCSGPLLGGVLGWAFTQPLMVVVVVFWAVGLGMALPYVLFSIWPVLARILPKPGAWMHVFERVVGFFLLGTALYLLSILPVEKHMQVLSVLLVVALCAWLWGQFCGISAPPLRRRVVGLVSLGLLLASFVWVLRPVAPLPQWRDFTPQTFEATLGHKPMLLEFTADWCPNCKFMEATVLTDERLRRLQARYGMELVRVDLTNANAYAVRLLEALGSKSIPLTALFPAGSEATAPLVLRDVYGGETLERALGEAFGK, encoded by the coding sequence TTGTTTCTTTTTGTCTTTTTTTCCCGGGCAGAGGCTGAAAGCCTCTCGGGTCGCTTTGAAACCGCAGCGGAAGGCGGCAATCTCATAGGAGCCTTGCACCTGACCCTGCCGCAGGGTTTTCATGCTTATGCGCACGACCCCGGCGATGCGGGCCGCCCTACAACACTGCGCTTCAGCGTTGACGGCGGCGCGCCGCAGGCCGTGTGGTATCCTGAAGGCGCTGTACAGCGGGATTTTTATGATCCTTCGGCCACAATTTTTGTTTATGAGAGCGAGGTAACGCTCTATGTGCTTTTGCCCGCAGCCGATGCAGGCAAGACCTATACTGCTGATGTGAGCATGCTGCTCTGCTCGACACGCAACTGTATGCCCGTCAACCAGCAGTTTCAGGGCGTGGTTCCCCGGGCAGACCTGCCCCTTGCCGATGTGCCCTGGGCGGCACGGTGGCGCGGGCTGAAAAAACAGCCACCCAGATTTTTTGAAGGTGGGACCGCACAGGCGCTGCCCGCTTTTGGCACGGGCTCTTCCTTGGCAGCCGGTTCAGATCAGGTTCCGGCCGAAGGGCAGGGCAGCGTGTCCTCCGACGGAAAGTCTGAAGGCATAGCCCGCTGGCTGGCAGCCCAGAACGGTGAGGCTGCCCCTGCGAGTGATAAGAAACTTGAAGAAGAAAAAGGGCAAAAAGCCCTGCCGCCGCCCGATGGCTTTGTAAGCCTGACGCCTCGCTATATGGATGAATCAATGGAGATATCAGGACTTGGCAAAGCTCTGCTATTCGGCATTCTGGCCGGCCTGCTGCTCAATGCCATGCCCTGTGTGCTGCCCGTGCTTACTTTTAAGGTCAGCGGTCTTCTCATGGTAGGCGGCTACGACAAGGAAGGGTTGAAAAATTTCAGACGGCATAACATCTGCTTTGCCGCGGGGGTCATGACGCTGTTCAGCGCCCTCGCCCTGGTGCTCGGGCTTGCGGATCTGATGTGGGGGCAATTGTACCAGAGTCAGCCTGTTCTGCTTGTCATGCTGCTGCTGGTATTTCTCATGGGCCTTTCCATGCTGGGTGTTTTTACCCTGCCCGTCATAGACCTGAAAACCGGCACAAATACCAAGAATCCCTGCCTTCAGGCCTACTTTACGGGACTTGTCTCCACCTTTCTGGCTACGCCATGCAGCGGACCCCTTTTGGGGGGCGTGCTTGGCTGGGCCTTCACCCAGCCCCTCATGGTGGTTGTGGTGGTTTTCTGGGCAGTTGGCCTGGGCATGGCCCTGCCGTATGTCCTGTTCAGCATCTGGCCTGTGCTGGCGCGTATTTTGCCCAAACCCGGCGCGTGGATGCATGTTTTTGAAAGGGTTGTGGGCTTTTTTCTGCTGGGTACGGCCCTGTATCTGCTCTCCATCCTGCCTGTGGAAAAGCACATGCAGGTGCTGAGCGTTCTGCTGGTTGTGGCCCTGTGTGCATGGCTGTGGGGCCAGTTTTGCGGCATATCGGCACCGCCTCTGCGCCGCCGTGTTGTAGGCCTTGTTTCTCTTGGCCTGCTGCTGGCCTCCTTTGTCTGGGTGCTGCGTCCCGTGGCGCCTTTGCCGCAGTGGCGTGATTTTACTCCGCAAACATTTGAAGCAACCCTGGGGCATAAGCCCATGCTGCTGGAATTTACTGCCGACTGGTGCCCGAACTGCAAGTTTATGGAGGCTACCGTGCTGACGGATGAACGCTTGCGCCGCTTGCAGGCCCGCTACGGTATGGAGCTTGTGCGGGTGGATCTGACCAATGCCAATGCCTATGCTGTGCGGCTTCTGGAGGCCCTGGGCAGCAAAAGCATCCCGCTTACGGCGCTGTTTCCCGCAGGAAGCGAGGCCACTGCCCCCCTGGTGCTCCGCGATGTGTACGGAGGCGAAACGCTGGAACGCGCTTTGGGTGAAGCATTCGGGAAGTAA
- a CDS encoding IS4 family transposase — MPHKEILDLSHHTTLFSQLLSLIPGHVFEKLERKHKTGRSSRQFGFKEQFTVMAFIQLAARRSLRDGLRALEAAKRRLYHLGLKSVARSTVADANNSRPVEFFKDLFAEMYGLCHLRAPRHKFRFKCKLYSMDATTISLCLSIFPWASFRRNKAGVKVNTVLDHDGYIPAFLDINNAKTHESRMAKSLSLPKGSIVTFDKGYICYSWFRMLTAKGIFFVTRLKSNAAYKLVDRRAVDRKTGVTSDHIIDVSSRGKTTRLRRIGYRDAKTGKRYEFLTNHFRLSAKTIADIYKERWQIEIFFREVKQNLHIKSFVGRSENAVHIQIYTALTVYLLLAYQKFLSKLGLSVQQLFELICLNLFGKDSLEELLNPRRRKTINTYSYSLLAMGA; from the coding sequence TTGCCACACAAGGAGATTTTGGACTTGAGCCATCATACTACACTCTTCTCTCAACTGCTATCCCTGATACCGGGACATGTTTTTGAAAAACTCGAACGCAAGCACAAAACTGGCCGCTCTTCACGCCAATTTGGATTCAAGGAGCAATTCACCGTCATGGCCTTTATCCAACTCGCTGCAAGGCGCTCTTTACGCGATGGGCTTCGCGCCTTGGAGGCGGCCAAGAGACGGCTGTATCACCTCGGCTTGAAATCAGTAGCGCGTTCCACGGTTGCCGATGCCAACAATTCAAGGCCTGTGGAATTTTTCAAAGACCTGTTCGCTGAAATGTATGGCCTGTGCCATCTTCGTGCGCCTCGTCACAAATTCCGCTTCAAGTGCAAGCTGTACAGCATGGACGCCACCACCATCAGCCTATGCCTGTCCATCTTTCCCTGGGCGTCGTTCCGGCGGAACAAGGCTGGCGTGAAAGTAAATACCGTGCTTGACCACGATGGCTACATTCCCGCTTTTCTCGATATCAACAATGCCAAAACCCACGAAAGCCGCATGGCCAAAAGTCTTTCATTGCCAAAGGGTTCCATCGTCACCTTCGATAAAGGCTATATCTGCTATTCCTGGTTTCGCATGTTGACCGCGAAGGGCATTTTCTTCGTAACCCGACTGAAGAGCAATGCTGCCTATAAGCTCGTTGATCGCCGCGCCGTAGACCGGAAAACCGGGGTCACGTCCGATCACATCATTGACGTGAGCAGCCGGGGAAAAACCACTCGTCTACGCAGAATCGGCTATCGCGATGCGAAAACCGGCAAACGGTACGAATTTTTGACCAACCATTTCCGCCTGTCCGCCAAGACAATTGCTGATATCTATAAAGAACGCTGGCAAATTGAAATATTCTTCCGCGAAGTCAAACAAAATCTGCATATTAAAAGCTTTGTCGGGCGCTCGGAGAATGCGGTGCACATCCAGATTTATACGGCCCTGACCGTGTATTTACTCCTGGCCTATCAGAAATTCCTGAGCAAGCTTGGGCTGTCGGTGCAACAACTCTTCGAGCTCATTTGCTTGAATCTGTTCGGCAAGGATTCTCTGGAAGAACTTCTGAATCCACGAAGACGAAAAACTATAAACACCTATAGTTATAGCCTGTTAGCTATGGGTGCTTAA
- a CDS encoding chemotaxis protein CheW: protein MDLNQKKQEDELLQLVTFSIGEEEFGVNILKVQEIIRTMEITKVPRAPEFVEGVINLRGKVIPIIDLRRRFGLASKAHDKNTRIIVIEINNIIVGFVVDAVSEVLRIPASTVEPPPPVVAGVDSDYISGVGKLQDRLLIMLDLDKLLSNDDMDMLGGI from the coding sequence ATGGATTTGAATCAGAAAAAGCAGGAAGACGAACTTCTGCAACTGGTGACGTTCAGCATCGGTGAAGAGGAGTTTGGGGTAAATATCCTGAAGGTGCAGGAGATCATCCGCACTATGGAAATTACCAAAGTACCCCGCGCTCCCGAATTTGTGGAAGGCGTCATCAATTTGCGCGGCAAGGTTATCCCCATCATTGATCTGCGGCGGCGTTTCGGGCTTGCCTCCAAGGCGCACGACAAGAATACGCGGATCATTGTTATTGAAATCAACAATATTATCGTGGGCTTTGTGGTCGATGCCGTTTCCGAGGTACTGCGTATTCCCGCGAGCACGGTGGAGCCGCCGCCGCCCGTAGTGGCCGGGGTGGATTCGGATTACATCAGTGGCGTGGGCAAGCTGCAGGACCGTCTGCTCATCATGCTTGACCTCGACAAACTGCTTTCCAATGACGACATGGACATGCTCGGCGGCATCTAG
- a CDS encoding ATP-dependent 6-phosphofructokinase, producing the protein MNKECTLQTDIRTLGPCKLDSHLPYRTWADDRTVQIFVDEDLTDDAGKAFSVCLEAAGPRKKLYFDSTRAKCAIVTCGGLCPGINDVIRAIVMEAFHAYNVPSILGIPYGLEGFIPKYGHTLQELTPKGVADIHRFGGTMLGSSRGPQSAEEIVDALERSNVNILFVIGGDGTMKAARAISTEIQARNLKLAVIGIPKTIDNDINFIPQSFGFETAVYKATEAIECAHTEACGVPNGIGLVKLMGRESGFIAARAALALKEVNFVLIPEAPFSLEGEGGLLPALEERLKARGHAVIVAAEGAGQHLLAEQNGTDASGNPVLGDISELLRTSINTYLNTRGVAHSIKYIDPSYIIRSIPASANDKVYCGFLGQYAVHAAMAGRTHMVVGKIQDRYVHLPLELVTRKRRKLNIYSDLWRAVLESTGQGMLKGMLPPI; encoded by the coding sequence ATGAATAAAGAATGCACTCTGCAAACGGATATACGCACCCTTGGTCCCTGCAAGCTCGATTCCCACCTGCCCTATCGCACCTGGGCCGATGACAGGACCGTACAGATTTTTGTAGATGAAGATCTGACAGACGACGCCGGCAAGGCCTTTAGCGTATGCCTCGAGGCCGCCGGGCCACGCAAAAAGCTCTATTTTGACTCCACGCGGGCCAAATGCGCCATCGTGACCTGCGGCGGCCTTTGCCCCGGCATCAACGATGTCATACGGGCCATCGTAATGGAGGCCTTTCATGCGTACAACGTGCCGTCCATCCTGGGTATTCCTTACGGTCTTGAAGGCTTTATCCCCAAGTACGGTCACACCCTCCAGGAACTGACGCCCAAAGGCGTGGCTGACATCCATCGCTTTGGCGGAACAATGCTCGGGTCTTCACGCGGGCCGCAGTCCGCCGAGGAAATCGTGGACGCCCTTGAACGCAGCAATGTCAATATTCTTTTTGTGATCGGCGGCGACGGGACTATGAAGGCCGCGCGGGCCATCAGTACAGAAATTCAGGCCCGCAACCTGAAACTTGCCGTTATCGGCATTCCCAAAACCATTGATAATGACATCAACTTCATTCCCCAGTCCTTCGGCTTTGAAACCGCTGTCTACAAGGCCACAGAAGCCATTGAATGCGCCCACACCGAAGCGTGCGGCGTTCCCAACGGCATTGGGCTGGTGAAGCTTATGGGGCGCGAATCGGGTTTTATCGCCGCCCGGGCCGCGCTGGCGCTCAAGGAAGTAAACTTTGTGCTCATTCCCGAAGCGCCATTCAGCCTTGAAGGTGAAGGGGGGCTTCTGCCTGCTCTGGAAGAACGCCTGAAAGCGCGGGGACATGCCGTCATCGTTGCCGCCGAAGGGGCCGGGCAACATCTGCTTGCGGAACAGAACGGCACCGATGCCTCCGGCAATCCCGTGCTCGGCGACATCTCCGAACTCCTGCGCACGTCCATCAACACCTATCTGAACACACGTGGCGTGGCTCACTCCATAAAATATATCGACCCGAGCTATATCATCCGCTCCATTCCCGCCAGCGCCAACGACAAGGTTTACTGCGGCTTTCTGGGCCAGTACGCGGTGCACGCCGCCATGGCGGGTCGCACACATATGGTGGTGGGGAAAATTCAGGACCGCTACGTGCACCTGCCGCTGGAACTGGTCACGCGCAAGCGCCGCAAACTCAATATCTATTCCGATCTGTGGCGGGCCGTACTTGAATCCACGGGGCAAGGCATGCTCAAGGGCATGCTGCCACCGATATAG
- a CDS encoding HDIG domain-containing metalloprotein, with amino-acid sequence MIQRNEALKLLADHNTPPSLMQHALAAEAIMSALASHLGEDAALWGITGLLHDLDYPATAENPSRHGLDTADMLAGHLPEAALAAIRAHAAEMNGAQPATRFDYALRCGESVTGLISAAALMRPTGMEGMEVRSIKKKMKDKAFAASVNRDNIRQCAEAGLELDEFLALSIEAMRASAQELGLSK; translated from the coding sequence ATGATACAACGAAACGAGGCCCTGAAACTTCTGGCCGACCATAACACGCCGCCTTCTCTCATGCAGCATGCCCTGGCTGCCGAGGCAATCATGAGCGCCCTGGCGAGCCATCTGGGCGAAGATGCTGCCCTGTGGGGCATCACGGGCCTTCTGCACGATCTGGATTACCCCGCCACGGCCGAAAATCCCTCACGCCACGGGCTGGACACAGCGGACATGCTGGCCGGGCATCTGCCCGAGGCCGCCCTTGCGGCCATACGCGCCCATGCAGCTGAAATGAATGGCGCGCAGCCCGCCACCCGCTTTGACTACGCCCTGCGCTGTGGCGAAAGTGTTACCGGCCTTATCAGCGCGGCAGCCCTTATGCGCCCCACGGGCATGGAGGGCATGGAAGTCAGAAGCATCAAGAAAAAAATGAAAGACAAGGCCTTTGCGGCCAGTGTCAACCGGGACAACATCCGGCAGTGTGCCGAAGCCGGACTTGAGCTGGACGAATTTTTGGCCCTGTCCATCGAGGCCATGCGCGCCAGCGCCCAAGAACTTGGACTGAGCAAATAA
- the metG gene encoding methionine--tRNA ligase produces MNTFFITTPIYYVNARPHLGHAYTTVVADAMARYHKLAGQDTLFLTGTDEHGDKIVQAAEKEGKSPKEFVDGISARFQALWPRLDVANDRFVRTTDPTHVASVQSFLQKVYDAGDIYFGEFGGHYCYGCERFYTEKELENGLCPQHLSKPEFISEKNYFFRMSKYLPWLKEHIEQNPTFIRPERYRTEVLSMLESGALEDLCISRPKSRLTWGIELPFDKDYVCYVWFDALINYISALGWPDGADFERYWPGEHLVAKDILKPHAVFWPTMLKSAGLPQYRHLNVHGYWLVRDTKMSKSLGNVVEPEEMAQRFGADAFRYFLLREMHFGADASFSDEALVGRINADLANDLGNLFSRVLSMTAKYFGSRVPAPKQFDEADKAIEDLCATAMRNFSQLFGNVQFAQGLESLWELVRALNKYVDSQAPWALHKQGNMERLATVMYVLLAAMRKTALCLWPVMPVACGKMLEQLGQPVQETLPPVPVLEEEMGSLDGLVPGTGVAEASNLFPRIEVKKDPAVAEKAKAAKAQAKAEKNAARQQKGDGGKPVEPCASGDDAAVSGRPNIDFDHFKALDMRVGTVLVAEKHPNADRILRLEIDFGEGQPRQILSGLAEHYAPEAMVGKRVCAVLNLEPRKIRGLMSHGMVLTAGDGNSLTLLALDGNVPDGSEIA; encoded by the coding sequence GTGAATACCTTCTTTATCACTACGCCCATCTACTACGTTAATGCCAGACCGCACCTGGGGCATGCCTATACTACAGTGGTTGCCGATGCCATGGCCCGGTACCACAAGCTGGCCGGGCAGGACACGCTTTTTCTGACGGGTACGGACGAGCACGGCGACAAGATTGTGCAGGCAGCCGAAAAGGAAGGCAAATCGCCCAAGGAATTTGTGGACGGCATCAGCGCCCGCTTTCAGGCATTGTGGCCCCGGCTTGATGTGGCCAACGACCGTTTTGTACGCACCACTGACCCCACACATGTGGCTTCTGTGCAGAGTTTCCTGCAAAAGGTTTATGATGCCGGGGACATCTATTTTGGTGAGTTTGGCGGCCATTACTGCTACGGTTGTGAACGCTTCTACACAGAAAAAGAGCTGGAAAACGGCCTTTGCCCGCAGCACCTGAGCAAGCCGGAATTCATAAGTGAAAAAAACTATTTTTTCCGCATGTCCAAATACCTGCCCTGGCTCAAGGAGCATATTGAGCAGAACCCCACGTTTATCCGGCCGGAACGCTATCGTACCGAAGTCCTGTCCATGCTGGAATCCGGCGCACTGGAAGATCTGTGTATTTCGCGGCCCAAGTCACGCCTGACCTGGGGCATTGAGCTTCCTTTTGACAAGGACTATGTGTGCTACGTCTGGTTTGATGCGCTTATCAACTATATTAGTGCGCTTGGCTGGCCGGATGGCGCGGACTTTGAGCGTTACTGGCCTGGTGAACATCTGGTTGCCAAGGACATTCTCAAGCCGCACGCCGTCTTCTGGCCCACCATGCTCAAATCGGCAGGCCTGCCCCAATACAGGCATCTCAACGTACACGGCTATTGGCTGGTGCGCGACACCAAAATGTCAAAATCATTGGGCAACGTTGTAGAGCCGGAAGAAATGGCGCAGCGCTTCGGAGCGGACGCCTTTCGGTATTTTCTGCTGCGTGAAATGCATTTTGGGGCTGACGCCAGCTTTAGCGACGAAGCGCTTGTAGGCCGCATAAACGCCGATCTTGCCAATGACCTGGGCAATCTTTTCAGCCGGGTTCTTTCTATGACCGCCAAGTATTTCGGCAGTCGCGTTCCGGCTCCCAAGCAGTTTGACGAGGCGGACAAGGCTATTGAAGACCTGTGCGCCACGGCCATGCGCAATTTCAGCCAGCTTTTCGGCAATGTGCAATTTGCTCAGGGGCTTGAATCCCTGTGGGAACTGGTGCGCGCCCTCAATAAGTATGTGGACAGTCAGGCGCCGTGGGCTTTGCACAAGCAGGGTAATATGGAACGCCTTGCCACGGTCATGTATGTGCTGCTGGCCGCCATGCGCAAAACAGCCCTGTGTCTGTGGCCGGTCATGCCCGTGGCCTGCGGCAAGATGCTGGAGCAACTTGGTCAGCCTGTGCAGGAAACCCTGCCGCCCGTACCTGTGCTTGAAGAAGAGATGGGGAGTCTTGATGGCCTTGTGCCGGGGACTGGCGTTGCGGAAGCCTCAAACCTGTTCCCGCGCATTGAGGTAAAAAAAGATCCGGCCGTTGCTGAAAAGGCCAAGGCCGCAAAAGCGCAGGCCAAGGCAGAGAAAAACGCGGCCAGGCAGCAGAAAGGCGACGGCGGCAAACCGGTGGAGCCGTGTGCCTCCGGCGACGACGCGGCGGTTTCGGGCAGGCCCAATATTGATTTTGACCATTTCAAAGCTCTGGACATGCGCGTGGGAACAGTGCTGGTGGCTGAAAAGCACCCCAATGCCGATCGTATCCTGCGGCTGGAAATAGACTTTGGAGAAGGGCAGCCCCGCCAGATACTCTCAGGCCTTGCCGAACACTACGCACCTGAAGCTATGGTGGGAAAGCGGGTTTGCGCCGTGCTCAACCTTGAGCCGCGCAAAATTCGCGGCCTCATGTCGCACGGCATGGTGCTCACGGCAGGGGATGGAAATTCCCTGACTCTGCTTGCCCTTGACGGCAACGTGCCGGATGGCAGCGAAATAGCGTAG